The following coding sequences lie in one Kribbella sp. NBC_00709 genomic window:
- a CDS encoding TetR/AcrR family transcriptional regulator: MARAGLTGERLAHAGAELADEVGFEQVTVSALARQFGVQVASLYSHVRSSGDLKARIATVALTELADQAAAALAGRAGRDALAALADVYRDYARSHPGRYAATRFPADTAAPEYVAAGRRHSELLRAVLRGYGLDEPAQTDAVRLLGSTIHGYITLELAGSFSHSEPSSADSWPRIIDALHTLLRSWS; encoded by the coding sequence ATGGCACGAGCGGGGTTGACCGGCGAGCGGCTGGCGCACGCGGGTGCCGAGCTGGCCGACGAGGTCGGCTTCGAGCAGGTCACCGTGTCCGCGCTGGCCCGGCAGTTCGGCGTACAGGTCGCGAGTTTGTACTCGCACGTCCGCAGCTCGGGCGACCTCAAGGCGCGGATCGCGACGGTCGCCCTCACCGAGCTCGCGGACCAAGCCGCCGCCGCCCTGGCTGGCCGCGCCGGTCGCGACGCCCTGGCCGCACTTGCTGATGTCTACCGCGACTACGCCCGATCCCACCCGGGCCGCTACGCCGCCACCCGCTTCCCGGCTGATACCGCAGCGCCTGAATACGTGGCTGCCGGACGAAGGCACTCCGAGCTGCTCCGTGCGGTGCTCCGCGGTTATGGGCTGGACGAGCCCGCCCAGACCGACGCAGTACGCCTGCTCGGCAGCACGATCCACGGGTACATCACCCTCGAGCTCGCCGGCTCCTTCTCCCACAGCGAGCCCAGCTCCGCCGACAGCTGGCCACGCATCATCGACGCCTTACACACCCTCCTCCGCAGCTGGAGCTGA
- a CDS encoding class I SAM-dependent methyltransferase, translating to MPTLPSQSPPPTSNEPHRRREMAESFGADAGLYDRARPRYPSALIEAVAASTPGPAVLDVGCGTGIAARQFQAAGCQVLGVEVDERMAAFARSTGVEVEVSAFESWDPAGRTFDALVAGMTWHWIEPSTGATTAAEVLRPGGRFAAFWYVLQPPPDLGAAFAAVHREVLPDSPVNSQVAASPLTAYEHFLDRAADSLSATGAFTDLERPTYPWSRRYTRDEWLDQLRTSGLAKPLADAGKLDEMLDRTGAAIDAAGGSFTLESTAVALTATRS from the coding sequence ATGCCCACTCTACCGTCGCAGTCTCCTCCACCAACTTCGAACGAGCCGCATCGCCGGCGCGAGATGGCTGAGTCCTTCGGGGCCGATGCGGGGCTGTACGACCGAGCTCGTCCTCGCTACCCGTCCGCTTTGATCGAGGCGGTCGCCGCATCCACGCCTGGCCCGGCGGTCCTCGACGTCGGGTGCGGGACGGGGATCGCCGCGCGTCAGTTCCAGGCTGCCGGTTGCCAGGTGCTCGGCGTCGAGGTGGACGAGCGCATGGCGGCGTTCGCCCGCAGTACCGGCGTCGAGGTCGAGGTCTCGGCCTTCGAGTCCTGGGACCCAGCCGGTCGGACGTTCGATGCGCTGGTCGCCGGAATGACCTGGCATTGGATCGAGCCGAGCACAGGTGCGACCACGGCAGCCGAGGTCCTCCGGCCAGGCGGCCGGTTCGCGGCCTTCTGGTACGTGCTCCAGCCGCCACCCGACCTGGGCGCTGCCTTCGCGGCGGTTCACCGCGAGGTCCTCCCCGACAGCCCGGTCAACTCGCAGGTCGCCGCCTCGCCACTCACGGCCTACGAACACTTCCTCGACCGAGCCGCCGACAGCCTGTCCGCGACCGGCGCGTTCACCGACCTCGAGCGCCCGACGTACCCCTGGAGCCGTCGCTACACCCGCGACGAATGGCTCGACCAACTCCGCACCAGCGGCCTGGCCAAGCCGCTCGCGGACGCCGGCAAACTCGACGAGATGCTCGACCGGACCGGCGCCGCCATCGACGCCGCCGGTGGCAGCTTCACGCTCGAATCCACCGCCGTCGCCCTCACCGCCACCCGCAGCTGA
- a CDS encoding ABC transporter ATP-binding protein, which translates to MAADALIDIRDVTKTYGHGETAVHALQGVTLRVDAGEYVAVMGSSGSGKSTLMNILGCLDVPSRGEYWLDGSNVARLSEDQQALVRGRKIGFIFQSFNLIPRTTALANVELPLTYAHLRRAERRKRANRALELVGLADRTGHRPNELSGGQQQRVAIARALATGPRILLADEPTGNLDAHSTDEVLGMFDGLHADGRTIIVITHEHEVAARARRLVQVADGRIISDEVTR; encoded by the coding sequence GTGGCCGCTGACGCCCTGATCGACATCCGGGACGTCACCAAGACGTACGGCCACGGCGAGACCGCAGTCCACGCTCTCCAGGGCGTGACGCTGCGGGTCGATGCCGGGGAGTACGTCGCGGTGATGGGCTCGTCCGGATCCGGTAAGTCGACGTTGATGAACATCCTCGGCTGCCTCGACGTACCGTCCCGCGGGGAGTACTGGCTGGACGGCAGCAACGTGGCCCGGCTGAGCGAGGACCAGCAGGCCCTCGTCCGCGGCCGCAAGATCGGGTTCATCTTCCAGTCGTTCAACCTGATCCCGCGGACCACCGCGCTCGCGAACGTCGAGCTGCCGCTGACCTACGCGCACCTGCGCCGGGCCGAACGCCGCAAGCGGGCCAACCGCGCCCTCGAGCTCGTCGGTCTCGCGGACCGCACCGGCCACCGGCCGAACGAACTGTCCGGCGGTCAGCAGCAGCGGGTCGCGATCGCCCGGGCGCTCGCGACGGGTCCGCGGATCCTGCTCGCCGACGAGCCGACCGGCAACCTGGACGCGCACTCGACCGACGAGGTGCTCGGAATGTTCGACGGCCTGCACGCCGACGGCCGGACGATCATCGTGATCACCCACGAGCACGAGGTCGCCGCTCGCGCCCGGCGGCTGGTGCAGGTCGCCGACGGCCGGATCATCTCCGACGAGGTGACCCGCTGA
- a CDS encoding efflux RND transporter periplasmic adaptor subunit yields the protein MVLPRHKIRGLSFVNVALVAIVLAIAVTAYFLFFKKDPPAASATRPTVAVQRGEVTASVSSSGTLQSSQNASPQFATSGTVTQVLVKVGQVVAKGAAIAKIDPSDANRQLVIAQQNQIAAENSVSAADETLSDAQDALEAAEEASASPSPTPTPSNGQQQQTQSQGQSQGQSPEVAVSNAQASLAKAKADKEQAEQNVEAAQAAVDATTLKAPIAGTITAINGAVGSVAGGSSSGSGSASGSGSTGGGGSTSGQGSASSSSTSSTAGTGFVDMADLKSLQVVAAFAEADAIKVKAGQSATVTLNAEPGTTLTASLASVSPVPTTTNGVVSYSATFSLAKLPANARIGQTANVTVQTAKAANALYVPSTAIATSGTTYTVTMADGSGTREVKIGVRGDSFTQITSGLNEGDQIDLLQGAIGGTGTQNGGQGRTGQGGTGQFPTGFGGGGGAGAGGAGGGGFRGR from the coding sequence ATGGTGCTACCCCGCCACAAGATCCGTGGCCTCAGTTTCGTGAACGTGGCGCTGGTCGCCATCGTGCTCGCCATCGCCGTCACCGCCTACTTCCTGTTCTTCAAGAAGGACCCGCCGGCCGCCAGCGCGACCCGGCCGACGGTGGCCGTCCAGCGCGGTGAGGTGACCGCGAGCGTCAGCTCCAGTGGCACCCTGCAGAGCTCCCAGAACGCGTCGCCGCAGTTCGCGACCTCCGGCACCGTCACCCAGGTCCTGGTCAAGGTCGGCCAGGTGGTGGCCAAGGGCGCGGCGATCGCGAAGATCGACCCGTCGGACGCCAACCGTCAGCTCGTGATCGCCCAGCAGAACCAGATCGCCGCCGAGAACTCGGTCAGCGCGGCCGACGAGACGCTGAGCGACGCCCAGGACGCCCTCGAGGCTGCCGAGGAGGCCTCCGCCTCCCCGTCGCCGACGCCGACCCCGAGCAACGGTCAACAGCAGCAGACCCAGTCTCAAGGTCAGAGTCAGGGTCAGAGTCCGGAAGTTGCCGTCAGCAACGCCCAGGCGAGCCTGGCCAAGGCCAAGGCCGACAAGGAGCAGGCCGAGCAGAACGTCGAGGCGGCCCAGGCTGCGGTCGACGCGACCACGCTCAAGGCGCCGATCGCGGGCACGATCACGGCCATCAACGGCGCGGTCGGCTCGGTGGCCGGCGGGTCGAGCTCGGGTTCAGGGAGTGCGTCGGGCAGCGGCAGCACCGGTGGTGGAGGCTCAACCTCAGGTCAAGGTTCAGCCTCAAGCTCGAGTACGTCGTCCACGGCGGGCACCGGCTTCGTCGACATGGCGGACCTCAAGTCGCTCCAGGTCGTGGCCGCGTTCGCCGAGGCGGACGCGATCAAGGTCAAGGCCGGCCAGTCCGCGACCGTGACCCTGAACGCCGAGCCCGGTACGACGCTCACCGCATCGCTGGCGTCCGTCTCGCCGGTGCCGACCACGACGAACGGCGTCGTGTCGTACTCGGCCACCTTCAGCCTCGCCAAGCTCCCGGCGAACGCCCGGATCGGCCAGACCGCCAACGTCACGGTCCAGACCGCGAAGGCCGCCAACGCCCTGTACGTCCCGAGCACGGCGATCGCCACGAGCGGTACGACGTACACCGTCACGATGGCCGACGGCAGCGGAACGCGCGAGGTGAAGATCGGCGTCCGTGGCGACAGCTTCACCCAGATCACCTCCGGCCTGAACGAGGGCGACCAGATCGACCTGCTGCAGGGCGCGATCGGCGGCACCGGCACCCAGAACGGCGGCCAGGGCAGGACGGGCCAAGGCGGCACCGGACAGTTCCCGACCGGCTTCGGCGGCGGTGGCGGTGCTGGTGCCGGCGGTGCGGGTGGCGGTGGCTTCCGTGGCCGCTGA
- a CDS encoding aminotransferase class V-fold PLP-dependent enzyme produces the protein MTVLNPRPDLWTLDPGVLHLNHGSYGAVPRRTQEVMAALRVEMDANPMVWFRTVADRLTTSRLALAAYLETDPAGFALVPNASAGVTVALATLPIPAGSRIVLTDHTYGAVRYAAERFAKAHQAEIVIVGIPLEADDETVVSLIADRLDNASVLIVDQITSGTAKVLPIAALVEAAHERGVPIVVDGAHAPALIDAPAAAGADFWTGNFHKWPAAPRATAGLVVAEQWRTATMPLIVSWSEYDERMPERFDMQGTYDYVPWIAAPESLRVLSDLDWPTRRPQLTALVEEGARILAKSLGTGVAEVVHPPATMRLVELPSSVDLSGGDALKMRISRELKAEITFTGFEERKFIRLSAHAYNSLADYQKLSEGLRTVLG, from the coding sequence GTGACGGTACTCAACCCCCGCCCCGACCTGTGGACCCTCGACCCCGGTGTCCTCCATCTCAACCACGGTTCGTACGGCGCCGTGCCGCGCCGTACCCAGGAGGTGATGGCCGCCCTACGGGTCGAGATGGACGCCAACCCGATGGTGTGGTTCCGGACGGTCGCCGACCGGCTGACCACGAGCCGGCTCGCGCTGGCGGCGTACCTGGAGACGGACCCGGCCGGGTTCGCCCTGGTCCCGAACGCGAGCGCCGGTGTCACGGTCGCGCTCGCCACGCTACCGATCCCGGCGGGCAGCCGGATCGTGCTGACCGACCACACCTACGGCGCGGTCCGGTACGCCGCCGAGAGGTTCGCGAAGGCACATCAGGCCGAGATCGTCATCGTCGGGATCCCGCTGGAGGCCGACGACGAGACTGTGGTGTCACTGATCGCGGACCGGCTCGACAACGCGTCCGTTCTGATCGTCGACCAGATCACGTCGGGTACGGCGAAGGTCCTGCCGATCGCCGCGCTCGTCGAGGCGGCCCACGAGCGCGGCGTACCGATCGTGGTCGACGGCGCCCACGCCCCGGCCCTGATCGACGCCCCGGCCGCCGCCGGCGCCGACTTCTGGACCGGCAACTTCCACAAGTGGCCGGCCGCGCCGCGGGCGACCGCCGGTCTGGTGGTCGCGGAGCAGTGGCGCACGGCAACGATGCCGCTGATCGTCTCGTGGTCGGAGTACGACGAGCGGATGCCGGAGCGCTTCGACATGCAGGGCACGTACGACTACGTCCCGTGGATCGCCGCGCCCGAGTCGCTTCGTGTGCTGTCCGACCTGGACTGGCCGACCCGGCGCCCGCAGCTGACCGCGCTGGTCGAGGAGGGCGCCCGGATCCTGGCCAAGTCGCTCGGCACCGGTGTCGCGGAGGTCGTCCACCCGCCGGCGACGATGCGCCTCGTCGAGCTGCCGTCCTCGGTCGACCTCTCCGGTGGCGACGCGCTGAAGATGCGGATCTCGCGCGAGCTGAAGGCCGAGATCACGTTCACCGGGTTCGAGGAACGCAAGTTCATCCGGTTGTCGGCGCATGCGTACAACTCGCTCGCGGACTACCAGAAACTGTCGGAGGGTCTTCGTACAGTCCTCGGGTGA
- a CDS encoding FG-GAP repeat domain-containing protein, with product MRRRLHLGGRTGLALLAGFGLLFAGTSVSSAVQEKSAGAATAAALVVKNNDFNSDTHSDVLSVDAAGRLWLYPGSGAGGWQSRTGYSYGWDAMTALLVPGDFDGDGHADLMSVDADGYLRLYSGDGHSGWQVWKRFGGGWNTMTAVRGVGDFNGDGFMDIMARQNTGQLWLYPGNGQGGFLTRVGYGYGWNAMTALMGIGDFDGDTFPDLAARDTDGAVWLYRGNGTGGWLAGRTLIGSSWQNLTALVTPWDFSGDGKADLLARNAQGVLLMYRGSGTGGWSLPPVQVGSGWNSMTKITS from the coding sequence ATGCGCAGACGCTTGCACCTTGGGGGACGAACGGGACTGGCGCTACTCGCGGGCTTCGGCCTGCTGTTCGCCGGTACTTCGGTGTCCTCCGCAGTGCAGGAGAAGTCGGCGGGAGCAGCCACAGCGGCTGCGCTCGTCGTCAAGAACAACGACTTCAACTCCGACACCCATTCGGACGTCCTGTCCGTCGACGCCGCCGGGCGCCTGTGGCTGTACCCGGGGAGCGGCGCGGGCGGCTGGCAGTCGCGCACGGGGTACAGCTACGGCTGGGATGCGATGACCGCGCTCCTGGTGCCCGGGGACTTCGACGGGGACGGGCACGCCGACCTGATGTCGGTCGACGCCGACGGCTACCTGCGCCTGTACTCGGGTGACGGGCACAGCGGCTGGCAGGTCTGGAAGCGCTTCGGCGGCGGCTGGAACACGATGACCGCCGTCCGCGGCGTGGGCGACTTCAACGGCGACGGCTTCATGGACATCATGGCGCGGCAGAACACGGGCCAGCTGTGGCTCTACCCGGGCAACGGCCAGGGTGGCTTCCTCACCCGGGTCGGGTACGGGTACGGCTGGAACGCGATGACGGCCTTGATGGGCATCGGGGACTTCGACGGCGACACGTTCCCCGACCTCGCGGCCCGCGACACGGACGGGGCTGTCTGGCTGTACCGCGGCAATGGAACGGGCGGCTGGTTGGCCGGCCGGACCCTGATCGGATCCAGCTGGCAGAACCTCACGGCCCTGGTGACGCCGTGGGACTTCTCGGGTGACGGCAAGGCGGATCTCCTGGCCCGCAACGCGCAGGGAGTGCTCCTGATGTACCGCGGTAGCGGAACCGGTGGATGGAGTCTGCCGCCGGTTCAGGTCGGCTCGGGATGGAACAGCATGACCAAGATCACCAGCTGA
- a CDS encoding RNA polymerase-binding protein RbpA, giving the protein MSNRVLRGSGLGGVSFEDDRGVEFAPRQMITYDCPRGHVVEVTMAHDAEVPAVWECPHCGSEAARSTGEKPEPKQEKPARTHWDMLRERRSISELEELLAERVDLLRKGEIGPAHLHRTKRTA; this is encoded by the coding sequence ATGTCTAATCGCGTACTGCGTGGTTCGGGGCTGGGTGGGGTCAGCTTCGAGGATGACCGTGGTGTTGAGTTCGCTCCCCGCCAGATGATCACGTACGACTGCCCCCGCGGCCATGTGGTCGAGGTCACCATGGCGCATGACGCCGAGGTGCCCGCGGTCTGGGAGTGCCCCCACTGCGGCAGCGAGGCCGCCCGTTCGACCGGTGAGAAGCCGGAGCCGAAGCAGGAGAAGCCGGCGCGTACGCACTGGGACATGCTGCGCGAGCGCCGGAGCATCTCGGAGCTGGAGGAGCTGCTCGCCGAGCGGGTCGACCTGCTCCGCAAGGGCGAGATCGGCCCGGCGCACCTGCACCGGACCAAGCGCACGGCCTGA
- a CDS encoding glycerophosphodiester phosphodiesterase: protein MYPYLDHDGPIAMAHRGGAKHPDNVGYENSLHAFQHAVDLGYTYLETDLHATSDGVVIAFHDDKLDRVTDRTGVIAELPWSEVSKAKINGHEPIPRLDELLEHFPDIRFNLDIKAEGGLEPAAKVLRAANAIDRICVSSFSQSRVRRIRKLLGPRLCTGYGEWEIALIRFLPFALPSPGACLQIPQAYGPLRVLTPGLIERAHAKGKQVHVWTVDDPADMRRMLDAGVDGIITDRTDLLREVLVERGQWK, encoded by the coding sequence GTGTATCCCTACCTCGACCACGACGGTCCGATCGCGATGGCCCATCGAGGCGGCGCGAAACACCCGGACAACGTCGGTTACGAGAACTCGCTGCACGCGTTCCAGCACGCGGTCGACCTCGGGTACACCTACCTGGAGACCGACCTGCACGCGACCAGCGACGGCGTCGTGATCGCGTTCCACGACGACAAGCTCGACCGGGTCACGGACCGGACCGGGGTGATCGCCGAGCTGCCGTGGTCCGAGGTCAGCAAGGCGAAGATCAACGGTCATGAGCCGATCCCCCGGCTGGACGAGCTGCTCGAGCACTTCCCGGACATCCGGTTCAACCTCGACATCAAGGCCGAGGGCGGCCTCGAGCCGGCCGCGAAGGTCCTGCGGGCCGCGAACGCGATCGACCGGATCTGCGTCTCGTCGTTCTCCCAGTCCCGGGTCCGGCGGATCCGCAAGCTGCTCGGTCCGCGGCTGTGCACGGGGTACGGCGAGTGGGAGATCGCCCTGATCCGCTTCCTGCCCTTCGCGCTGCCGTCGCCCGGCGCCTGCCTGCAGATCCCCCAGGCCTACGGCCCGCTCCGGGTCCTGACGCCCGGTCTGATCGAACGAGCGCATGCCAAGGGCAAGCAAGTGCATGTGTGGACCGTCGACGATCCCGCGGACATGCGGCGGATGCTCGACGCCGGGGTCGACGGCATCATCACCGACCGCACCGATCTTCTGCGCGAGGTCCTGGTCGAGCGCGGTCAGTGGAAGTGA
- a CDS encoding ABC transporter permease gives MSPRDLMGAALRGLTANKLRSLLTVLGVSIGVGAVIVLVAVGNGSGKAVQARLEAMGTNLLTVSTTGGGGGFQRGQAGPAAQQYSLTLDDSAALADKRLAPDVSAVAPVMTSSGATATNGDTSYTVSQVIGTTPEYMPATNTPVGTGASFTQQDVDTSQRVILLGQTTATELFTRPASAIGQTIKLGAVDFVVRGVLASKDSTGFNDPNATAIMPISTLRATQAGYGSLNQIVVQATDKDRVDTAQAEVTQLLTARHQVPADQTSPFRITNSAQILQTSQDTAATFTALLATVAAISLVVGGIGVTNIMLVTVTERTREIGIRKALGARRRTILGQFLIEATLLSLLGGAVGVGVALIVTRFQLAGVQPALVPSSIGLALGVSAAVGLFFGSMPAHRAAGLRPIDALRHE, from the coding sequence ATGTCACCACGCGACTTGATGGGGGCCGCACTCCGCGGCCTCACGGCGAACAAACTCAGATCCCTGCTGACCGTCCTCGGCGTGTCGATCGGCGTCGGCGCGGTCATCGTCCTGGTTGCTGTGGGCAACGGCTCCGGCAAGGCGGTGCAGGCCCGGCTCGAGGCGATGGGCACCAACCTGCTCACCGTCTCCACGACCGGCGGCGGAGGCGGCTTCCAGCGTGGCCAGGCGGGACCAGCGGCCCAGCAGTACAGCCTGACCCTCGACGACTCCGCGGCCCTGGCCGACAAGCGGCTCGCGCCCGACGTGTCCGCGGTCGCCCCGGTGATGACGAGCAGCGGTGCGACGGCGACGAACGGCGACACCAGCTACACGGTGAGCCAGGTGATCGGTACGACGCCGGAGTACATGCCGGCCACCAACACCCCCGTCGGGACCGGCGCGTCCTTCACCCAGCAGGACGTCGACACCTCGCAGCGGGTCATCCTGCTCGGACAGACGACTGCGACCGAGCTGTTCACCCGGCCTGCCAGCGCGATCGGCCAGACGATCAAGCTCGGTGCCGTGGACTTCGTCGTCCGTGGGGTGCTGGCAAGCAAGGACAGCACGGGGTTCAACGACCCGAACGCGACCGCCATCATGCCGATCAGCACCCTGCGCGCGACCCAGGCCGGGTACGGCTCGCTCAACCAGATCGTCGTACAGGCCACGGACAAGGACCGGGTCGACACCGCGCAGGCCGAGGTGACGCAGTTGCTGACCGCCCGGCATCAGGTGCCGGCCGACCAGACGTCGCCGTTCCGGATCACCAACTCGGCGCAGATCCTGCAGACGAGCCAGGACACCGCCGCGACGTTCACCGCGCTGCTGGCCACGGTCGCCGCGATCAGCCTGGTCGTCGGCGGGATCGGTGTCACCAACATCATGCTGGTGACGGTCACCGAGCGGACCCGTGAGATCGGGATCCGGAAGGCGCTCGGGGCCCGGCGGCGGACGATCCTCGGCCAGTTCCTGATCGAGGCGACACTGCTCAGCCTGCTCGGTGGTGCGGTCGGCGTCGGGGTCGCATTGATCGTCACCCGCTTCCAGTTGGCCGGTGTCCAGCCGGCGCTGGTGCCGTCGTCGATCGGACTCGCGCTCGGCGTGTCCGCGGCGGTCGGCCTGTTCTTCGGCAGCATGCCGGCGCACCGAGCCGCCGGACTCCGTCCCATCGACGCATTACGACACGAGTGA
- a CDS encoding TetR/AcrR family transcriptional regulator encodes MPTGVAMRDARELLFDAAERVLLRDGPEALTSRAVTTEAGCAKGVLHKHFTDFDGFLAELVLDRIRRLDDQAQVLRNAVGQGAVVDNLTTMLTDLFGSVAVAIVSLTISRDGLRARLREAVPTGVPILTDAGRIILDYLMAEQERGRIRADADLNSLGLTLIGSAHLLFADRTGVRPTTDEVRAFVASVV; translated from the coding sequence GTGCCGACTGGTGTGGCGATGCGGGATGCGCGCGAGCTGTTGTTCGACGCGGCCGAGCGGGTGTTGTTGCGGGACGGGCCGGAGGCCTTGACCAGTCGTGCGGTGACCACCGAGGCGGGGTGTGCGAAGGGCGTGCTGCACAAGCACTTCACCGACTTCGACGGCTTCCTCGCCGAGCTGGTCCTGGACCGGATCCGACGGCTCGACGACCAGGCGCAGGTACTACGGAACGCCGTCGGCCAAGGGGCCGTCGTGGACAACCTGACCACGATGCTGACCGACCTGTTCGGCTCGGTCGCGGTCGCAATCGTCAGCCTGACGATCTCGCGCGACGGCCTGCGCGCCCGGCTACGGGAAGCCGTACCGACCGGCGTACCGATCCTGACCGACGCCGGCCGGATCATCCTCGACTACCTGATGGCTGAGCAGGAGCGAGGCCGCATCCGCGCTGACGCCGACCTCAACTCCCTCGGACTGACACTGATCGGGTCCGCTCACCTGCTCTTCGCCGACCGCACCGGCGTCCGCCCCACAACCGACGAAGTACGGGCTTTCGTCGCGTCCGTGGTCTAA
- a CDS encoding MFS transporter, whose protein sequence is MGLLSAPAAVDKREYWGFSLYDWANSGYVTTVGTVLFAPYLTSVAEQAACGYVGTTDKPCHTNLDVLGLGISPGSLAFYVVTVATLVSALFLPVVGAIADRMARKKLLMCAFAWAGALAACCMVFVGGGRWALGALLLFIGNLCLGSSLVVYDSILIDIAPPDQRDAVSSRAWAFGYAGGFILLLVNLAVVTAHDALGMSQGTAVRLSLLSAGLWWGLFTFFPFLRLRDRPPVSVVPVRSGNLVRQSFGQLSATLKHLRSFPMTMLFLIAYLFFNDGIQTVISVSSTYGEKQLGFETQVLIATILMVQFVAFFGAIVFGRVAARYGAHRTISVGLVIWMLIVIAGFLLPAHQIVPFLAMGAAIGIVLGGTQALSRSAFSQLIPKGREAEYFSLYQAGERGTSWLGTLVFGLVHQITGSYRPAIVALGLFFVVGLVLLVRVDMRRGITEAGNAQPNIV, encoded by the coding sequence ATGGGACTTCTCTCCGCCCCCGCCGCGGTGGACAAGCGTGAGTACTGGGGGTTCAGCCTGTACGACTGGGCGAACTCCGGCTACGTCACCACGGTCGGCACCGTCCTGTTCGCGCCGTACCTGACGTCGGTCGCCGAGCAGGCGGCGTGCGGGTACGTCGGCACGACGGACAAGCCGTGCCACACCAATCTCGACGTACTCGGGCTCGGCATCTCCCCCGGTTCGCTCGCGTTCTACGTCGTGACGGTGGCGACGCTGGTATCGGCGCTGTTCCTGCCCGTGGTCGGCGCGATCGCGGACCGGATGGCGCGCAAGAAGCTGCTGATGTGCGCGTTCGCGTGGGCCGGCGCGCTCGCGGCCTGCTGCATGGTGTTCGTCGGCGGCGGGCGGTGGGCGCTCGGCGCACTGCTGCTGTTCATCGGCAATCTGTGTCTGGGGTCGTCCCTGGTCGTGTACGACTCGATCCTGATCGACATCGCACCACCCGATCAGCGGGACGCGGTCTCGTCCCGCGCGTGGGCTTTCGGGTACGCCGGTGGGTTCATCCTGCTGCTGGTCAACCTGGCCGTGGTCACCGCCCACGATGCACTCGGGATGAGTCAGGGCACGGCGGTACGCCTCAGCCTGCTGAGTGCGGGGTTGTGGTGGGGGTTGTTCACGTTCTTCCCGTTCCTGCGCCTACGGGACCGTCCGCCCGTCAGCGTCGTACCGGTGCGGAGCGGCAACCTGGTGCGGCAGAGCTTCGGTCAGCTGTCCGCGACGCTCAAGCATCTGCGCAGCTTCCCGATGACGATGCTGTTCCTGATCGCGTACCTGTTCTTCAACGACGGCATCCAGACGGTCATCTCGGTGTCGTCGACGTACGGCGAGAAGCAGCTCGGGTTCGAGACCCAGGTGCTGATCGCGACGATCCTGATGGTCCAGTTCGTGGCGTTCTTCGGCGCGATCGTGTTCGGGCGGGTGGCGGCGCGGTACGGCGCTCATCGGACCATCAGCGTCGGGCTGGTGATCTGGATGCTGATCGTGATCGCGGGATTCCTGCTGCCGGCCCACCAGATCGTGCCGTTCCTGGCCATGGGCGCCGCGATCGGGATCGTGCTCGGCGGGACGCAGGCGCTGTCGCGGTCCGCCTTCAGCCAGCTGATCCCGAAGGGGCGCGAGGCGGAGTACTTCTCGCTCTACCAGGCGGGCGAGCGCGGCACGTCCTGGCTGGGCACGCTGGTCTTCGGCCTGGTCCACCAGATCACCGGCTCCTACCGCCCGGCGATCGTTGCCCTCGGCCTGTTCTTCGTCGTCGGCCTGGTCCTGCTGGTCCGCGTCGACATGCGCCGCGGCATCACCGAGGCCGGCAACGCCCAGCCGAACATCGTCTAG